The DNA window attttatgtattttgcgTATAAAATAAGTACAGTACATTAGCATGGCTGTTGACTGGCTGGACTGGTTGGGTTAACGCTTCTGATCGCCCAAATCCTCAATAACATCTTCATCGATTTCTGGCCACTTCTCGGGTATGACATCAAAGAGTTCATCCTTGACATCGCCTTGTATGACAATCTCATCATCGCCGGTGACAGAAGAACCGCAGGCGAATTTGGTTCCAAAAAACTTGGCAGCAACTTTCAGATCAATTTCtttaaaaagtataaacaaattattaaccAAAGCTCCTAAAATGCTGATGTTGGCTGCTTACCAAATGTGCTTAGACCAGTTACCACAGTGACGGACTTCTTTTTGCCACGCGCAGCACGAGATACACAGATTTTCTTGGGCACATCCTCCTTCTTCTTGACACGTAGCAGTCCCTTGCCGCCACGCTTCTGACGTTTCTTGTCATCCTCTGTGCCATCGGCAGCTGCCTGCTCCTCCTCAATTTTGAGCCGCTCAAAGTCATCGGGCAAATGGCGCTCTAGCCAGTCCTTGCATTTGTCGTACTCGGGATAGTATTCGCAATACTGCAATGCGTTTATTAATTACCATTGATTTGGAAAAATTTGCCGTAATGTATCTCTTACCTCAATAGGCATGCTGCAGTGCCCACAGTATTTCATGACTATGGGATAGTTAACATTTTCACGTGGGCCTATCTTAAGGCGATCAGCAGCATCTACAGTTTCGTTTGtcattttgcttatattaattacaagtgtttaaaataaattaactactTCAATTGCAATTCGCAACCGCTGGATGACAGTTGTTTAATATCAATGTGCTACTTGCGCTGTTAACATACAAGAGATTTAACAGCATGTTAgcacacactgtcatccacttgctcataaaaataaagaccGATTAGAAACATGTTTAGAGCGCTTAGAACACAAAgttaatgtaaaataattatttttttttagaatatgTGGATGTATTTGGTATGACTTTTAGTCCATTCAAAATTTTGTGAAAAGAATGCACACACACCCCCATACAAGCGATGGCGCCGTAACAAGTGTCGTTGGCGGcaccggcggcggcggcagcaccGAGGGTAAAATACGCTGCATCTTTCTATGTGAATTCCATGCCACAGCAGGCTGCAAGATCAGCTGTCAGGTACTATTTTTGTTATACGCCAAACAGCTGACACTTACTAAACTATTTTGCTTGCAGGTGCCGGACAATTATATATCCAAGGAGGTCTTCGATGCCATCAATGTATACATTATACCCAAGCAACATTTGCAGCGCTGCATACTCACTGTCAATGCCATGGATGTGAAAATTGTGGGCTATCCTGTGGACATTCAAGATCAGCAGAAATATGTGCGCAATGCATTCCTTTTTAATCTGTGCTTCGTCTGCGATTCTCGTGCGCGTTCTGTGCAGTATGAGCCCGTGGTAAAGAAATTATCCGAATATCTGATTATGATGGAAGAGGAGTCGTGCTTTCTGTCGCGTGAGAACGACAAGCAGAAACTACAAAACATCTTTGAAACCGTGTTGCGTGATTTAAACGAGCGCAAAGTCGCCACCATTGTGGAAGGCGATAATACTATATACCTGAAGATTGTTATGCACAAGCCAGATCCGCCAGCGGTTAAAGATCACATGgtgccactgctgctggcaaatctGCGTGACACGCCGCTCGAAAACTGGGATCTAACGACGCAACAGGTGAGAGCAACAACTTGAATTGctgattattaaaattgaactcTATTAATGATTATATTCTATTTTAGATTCTGCCCTACATCAATGGCATTAATCACGTGGCGCGCATTTCTGCCGAAGCTGATGTGGAAACGGATCTGGTCAAATCTTGCATACAGAATCTGGTGTACTACGGTGTAGTTCAACTGCTGCCTATCTTAAAGTACAGTAATGTTTATATGACGCAAAACCTCAAGCACCTCATACAAAGTGCCGCCTTAAGCAATGCCTGCCGCAAGTACGTGGCTCTCAAGCCGGATAAGACACTGCCCAGCGTGCAGCGCATCTTTCAGTTCTATGCGTCCATGACACACGGCGTGACATTACGTGCCATTTGCCAGCGTCTCTGTCCTCAAAACCATAACATCGATGAACGCAAAATGGTCATCTTTGGGTTGCAGCATAAGTTCATACGTTGCATACACAAGTACCCGGTGTTTACGGGTTCAGTGCCTTCCGGACGTCAAAAAATGTATACCGGCTTGATAAGCTTCGATGAGATTTGCTGCAAGACGGGACTGTCGCCGAGCACCATTGAGAAGGATATCGAAAAGGATACAAATGTAACTGTGATTTGGAAATAGTGCAAAAgccattaaatatatattgttcaTTGTGTAGTTGTTAagtataaaatgttaatgcaattatatgtaattttatatatttcatatgtaCAATAGTTATCGATAATTTAAGCTAGCAGCACAGCTGCTAACAGCTGATCGTGAGTTCATCGAAGCCATGACTGTTAAATGTCGCACGTACGCACGTACGCAaattaaagagagagagcgccaaTAATGAGGCAAGAAGAGAGTGCCAGTGTGCTTACGCCTACCCGGCAAAAACATAGAGAAGTGTTAAAATAGCGTTTTGGCAGCGTGCACGTTGCTGAAAATTTTGCTagcattattaaatatgtatattttttgcctGTTGGCATTGaggcaaaactaaaaattctacacacgcatacgcatacacttgttgatgtgtgtgtgtgtaattacgCGACGCTTTGGGCTATATTCTAGTGCTGTTATTCACATTTACAGTTGTAGGAGGCAAAGcgaacgacaacgacgactcATAAATAATGTCTGAAGATGCCAAGAGTGAgtaaacatataatatatatacgtatgtatatactcaatttgttattgtgtaGGTCCACGCACTAGgaatattattgaaaatcaGCTGTTTCGGCGACAGCGCAGCTTAAAGCTTGAAGcgctgcagcgccagcgctcCCAATATGGCAGCATTGATCTcaatgatgatgacgatgatgccGAAATGTTCGACAAGGTAAATGTGAATTACAAAAGCTGCgcaaatttacaattagtctatatatacaaatgtctGTGCATATTTACAGACGTACATCGTCATAATGTTTACCGAGAAGGCCAAACTGCGTCATTGCCAGGATGTAGAGAAGATTATACAAGAGTTtgacatacaaacaaaactagAAATTGTTAGGTAAgtcttttatgcaaataatcaaaacaacaaacgtaaattacattttgaaCTTAGCAAGGACGAAAAGTATTTGTATCTGTCGGCCAGTTTGGATACGCTGCTGCGTCTAGCTGATGCTGCCGAGCTGGAGAAGATGACCACAACGGGCagcatgcaaaaatttaactatGGCTGCATATCGGACTTTCTGCTGCCCGGCATGAGCAAGGAGCAAATACTGCATTACTGCGAGACGCCTGTGCTGATCAAGGATGTAATCGAGCCATCTATACGCTCCTACATACAGAAGGGTTACATTGAGGACATGTTTCCATTGCATGACATTGTATGTACACGCCCAGGGTGAGGCTATAAAACAAGTTATTGTGCGCTTGTAAAttgtatatgtttattaatttatgttgtttgcattgcagaTGTATCTGGAGCGCTTTAATGTGAATCTGAAGCGCACCAAGCTGCCCATTGAAGAAATACGCAACTACTTTGGCTCCAGCATTGGACTTTACTTTGGCTTCATAGAGTTTTATACCATGGCTTTGGTATTTCCCGCTGTCTTTGGCATACTGCAGTGTCTATTGGAGCTGAATCTATCGCTGGTGTGCAGCTTCTATGTGATGTGGACTACGGTAGGTAGCACATGTGCTTGGCGctcaatgtatatatatattgtatatattgcaGATTTTTCTAGAGCTATGGAAGCGCAAATGCGCTGGCTACTCCTATCGCTGGGGCACCATAGAGATGAGCAGTCTGGACAAACCGCGTGCTGCGTATACAGGCAAACTGAAAGCGGATCCTATAACAGGCAAAATGACGCTACAATATCCCATGCGCTTTACCTATCTGCAAATGTATTGCATCTCATATCCCGTGGTGCTGGGCTGTGTGGTGGCTGCCGCTTGGTTTGCGCTCTATCAGTTCCAAATCGAGGCTGAGGTGCTGGCAGACTTTGGCGCCGAGTCTTGGCTGCTGTATGTGCCAGTGATAGTGCAGTCTGTGCTAATTGCCATATTCAGCTGGGCCTACGAGAAGCTGGCCACATTCCTGACCAATCTGGAGAATCATCGCACACGCTCGCAGTATGAGCGACATCGCGTCAATAAGCTGATGCTCTTTGAGATTGTCAACAATTTCTTCTCACAGTTTTATATTGCGTTTGTGCTGCAGGATCTGAAGCAGCTGAAATATCAGCTAATGATGCAGCTGCTCATCTTTCAGCTGCTGTGCATAGCACAGGAGATTGGCATACCGCTGATGGCAGTGCTGCGACAGAAATACGCCAAGTATCGCCATCAGGAGCTGGATCCGGAGAAGCTGGAGGCGGTAAGCAACAAGCCGCGCTATGAGCAAACCTTCTACGAGTCCGGACTGGATGCGTATCATTCCACCTATGAGGATTATCTGCAGGTGTGCATACAATTTGGCTATGTGGTGctctttgctgctgtggcgcccTTCGCTGCCATCGGTGCGCTCATTAACAATGTTATAGCCATGCATATTGATATGTTTAAGCTATGCGACATCTTCAAGCGTCCATTTGCGCGGCGTGCCAAGAATATTGGCGCCTGGCAGTTGGCCTTTGAGCTGCTGTCGGTCATGTCGCTGCTCAGCAATTGTGGACTGCTCTTTCTGCAGCCGAATGTGAAGTAAGTGCGCGTGCTCACTCTAATCCATGACTATATAATGCTAACTCTTTTACTCACAGGCAGTTCTTTGCGCACTGGTTGCCCTCCACGCCGGATCTGTCGTTTGTTATATTCGAGCATGTGCTGCTGGGCTTGAAGTTTCTCATACACAAGGTGATACACGAGCGTCCACGCTGGGTGCGCATAGGACTGCTCAAGGCGGACTTTGAGACTAGCCAGGCGCTCAAGCAACTCAAGTGCGTAGcccaattaatataaaaaattaactaatttacatttgcgcatattttatagaaaattcaAGGCGGCCAATAAGATGGCCTAATGCTGCACCAACGCCACCAACCAACCAGtccatttacatatttatttaacttatatttTCAACTGCTTTTATTGTAAACCGCGAAACTCAATGGTGCTGTACTTATTaatgcacaaataatttaaatgttaaaataaatgtatgtaaattaaataatttgaaatgtaTGTTATGCTAAGCAACTAATGCAGCAGCTAATCagctatatatgctatatatataactgcagctgctgctttagttaATTGCGTATGCCTCTAAAATGTCTAAAAGCTAAAAACGCATCAATGGCATGCAGCAGTCCAGCAGCATAGCCCATGTACTAAAGCaaagaagcaacaaattagTAACTTACAATATGTAAATAGTCAATAACTTACATAGGCAGCTGTCATCGCTGGATATGCCCAGAAACCAGGACGCACTAGGAATTGCGGATGCAGCCAAACGACGCAGGCAAATCCCATGTAGCTGGCCGAGCTAAAGTACATGCAACTCGCCAGCGCATTGAACAAAGTCTCCTGTAAGCGCAATACAaatgcattatatatacactatattaatatattttcactTACAAACAGCGACTGACGTATAAGTGCATAGGATTTATCCGAGAAGCAATAGCAAATTAGCAAAATGCCTGTTGTTGTAAAGCAGTGACCCGTAGTGGCTAGAAAACTGGTCAACGCCTGACCTATGGACTCGGCATAGGGCACGCCGTAGCGTATAAGCAAACCCTCGGTTAACATGGCCAAACCCAGTTGCATTACCTTCAGCAGTCCGGCGCGTGAGAGCACAAAGCCAAAATTGATGCAAGTGCAGatgcgacagcagcaaatcTTTATGCCCAGCGGCTGGCTCATGCCGCGTACTCCGAACGTTGCCATTGCGTTGACTGTTCAAAAACTgactgtggcatgcaacaaacgcGCACAAGGCGCAACATCTGAAGTGCTATAAATAGAATGAACTGCGTTTAATccccagcagcggcagcggtgAGTGCaacgttttcatttttatgtgcagctatttttagttttaagctaAGTTAGCAGCTcactgctttatattttagcatagCAAGCGCTGCTTGTTTCAATTTAGCCTTAGacattttgattttggttATTGTTTCGGCACTagcaagcacaaaaacaaattcaaaattttgcttttggcaaacacacacacacacacagcgaacTTATTAATTTTGGGGCTAGTATCATGTGCATGCCGTATTTTGGTAAACTCTTTGGCGGCGGCCAACGGCGGCGCAACAGCACGAGCGGAACGGTGACGCCCAGACCCAGTTTGGCGCCCACGCCGCAGCAATCGAATGTCACCATACAGACGACAAACACTGTGGCGGCCAAGGTGCCAGTCGAGAGCAGCGTGAATGctatgggcatgggcatggccatgggcatgggcgtggcagcaaatAATCCCGAGGAAGGCAACgcgctggcagcaacagcagcaacaactgaaagTCAAGTGAGCAGCAATCCAAGCAGCACAGCTGCAGCCACTAGCGCTGCAAGGCCTAGGACAACATCTTGGTGGGATTACTTTGGCATGAATAAGAACAAGAAAGCGAGCATAGAGTCGCTCTAAGGACAAAGCGCATGCTGGGAACATGGAAAATTCATAACTGCAAACCAAAAAGTTAGCACTTGgcttaaatacaaaacaaattgaaattgcaattgtgctTAGTTTATTGGCAATCAAACTAAATTCTGCTGATTACGACACGACCTTGCACTTTATAGTGGAACCTTGACTAAAACGCtcgcatttcaattgcatcacttaagcttaagcgctAGCCAGAGTTAAACTTTCATCTTTATTGAATTCGTGATCGCCAGTGCCAGcttgagcagcaaacaaagagcgaattgactgactgactgacggactggcagacagaga is part of the Drosophila busckii strain San Diego stock center, stock number 13000-0081.31 chromosome X, ASM1175060v1, whole genome shotgun sequence genome and encodes:
- the LOC108606713 gene encoding density-regulated protein homolog, producing the protein MTNETVDAADRLKIGPRENVNYPIVMKYCGHCSMPIEYCEYYPEYDKCKDWLERHLPDDFERLKIEEEQAAADGTEDDKKRQKRGGKGLLRVKKKEDVPKKICVSRAARGKKKSVTVVTGLSTFEIDLKVAAKFFGTKFACGSSVTGDDEIVIQGDVKDELFDVIPEKWPEIDEDVIEDLGDQKR
- the LOC108606712 gene encoding GATOR complex protein NPRL2, giving the protein MHTHPHTSDGAVTSVVGGTGGGGSTEGKIRCIFLCEFHATAGCKISCQVPDNYISKEVFDAINVYIIPKQHLQRCILTVNAMDVKIVGYPVDIQDQQKYVRNAFLFNLCFVCDSRARSVQYEPVVKKLSEYLIMMEEESCFLSRENDKQKLQNIFETVLRDLNERKVATIVEGDNTIYLKIVMHKPDPPAVKDHMVPLLLANLRDTPLENWDLTTQQILPYINGINHVARISAEADVETDLVKSCIQNLVYYGVVQLLPILKYSNVYMTQNLKHLIQSAALSNACRKYVALKPDKTLPSVQRIFQFYASMTHGVTLRAICQRLCPQNHNIDERKMVIFGLQHKFIRCIHKYPVFTGSVPSGRQKMYTGLISFDEICCKTGLSPSTIEKDIEKDTNVTVIWK
- the LOC108606711 gene encoding anoctamin-10 isoform X1 gives rise to the protein MSEDAKSPRTRNIIENQLFRRQRSLKLEALQRQRSQYGSIDLNDDDDDAEMFDKTYIVIMFTEKAKLRHCQDVEKIIQEFDIQTKLEIVSKDEKYLYLSASLDTLLRLADAAELEKMTTTGSMQKFNYGCISDFLLPGMSKEQILHYCETPVLIKDVIEPSIRSYIQKGYIEDMFPLHDIMYLERFNVNLKRTKLPIEEIRNYFGSSIGLYFGFIEFYTMALVFPAVFGILQCLLELNLSLVCSFYVMWTTIFLELWKRKCAGYSYRWGTIEMSSLDKPRAAYTGKLKADPITGKMTLQYPMRFTYLQMYCISYPVVLGCVVAAAWFALYQFQIEAEVLADFGAESWLLYVPVIVQSVLIAIFSWAYEKLATFLTNLENHRTRSQYERHRVNKLMLFEIVNNFFSQFYIAFVLQDLKQLKYQLMMQLLIFQLLCIAQEIGIPLMAVLRQKYAKYRHQELDPEKLEAVSNKPRYEQTFYESGLDAYHSTYEDYLQVCIQFGYVVLFAAVAPFAAIGALINNVIAMHIDMFKLCDIFKRPFARRAKNIGAWQLAFELLSVMSLLSNCGLLFLQPNVKQFFAHWLPSTPDLSFVIFEHVLLGLKFLIHKVIHERPRWVRIGLLKADFETSQALKQLKKFKAANKMA
- the LOC108606711 gene encoding anoctamin-10 isoform X2; translated protein: MYTPRMYLERFNVNLKRTKLPIEEIRNYFGSSIGLYFGFIEFYTMALVFPAVFGILQCLLELNLSLVCSFYVMWTTIFLELWKRKCAGYSYRWGTIEMSSLDKPRAAYTGKLKADPITGKMTLQYPMRFTYLQMYCISYPVVLGCVVAAAWFALYQFQIEAEVLADFGAESWLLYVPVIVQSVLIAIFSWAYEKLATFLTNLENHRTRSQYERHRVNKLMLFEIVNNFFSQFYIAFVLQDLKQLKYQLMMQLLIFQLLCIAQEIGIPLMAVLRQKYAKYRHQELDPEKLEAVSNKPRYEQTFYESGLDAYHSTYEDYLQVCIQFGYVVLFAAVAPFAAIGALINNVIAMHIDMFKLCDIFKRPFARRAKNIGAWQLAFELLSVMSLLSNCGLLFLQPNVKQFFAHWLPSTPDLSFVIFEHVLLGLKFLIHKVIHERPRWVRIGLLKADFETSQALKQLKKFKAANKMA
- the LOC108606715 gene encoding protein singles bar, which codes for MATFGVRGMSQPLGIKICCCRICTCINFGFVLSRAGLLKVMQLGLAMLTEGLLIRYGVPYAESIGQALTSFLATTGHCFTTTGILLICYCFSDKSYALIRQSLFETLFNALASCMYFSSASYMGFACVVWLHPQFLVRPGFWAYPAMTAAYYMGYAAGLLHAIDAFLAFRHFRGIRN
- the LOC108606716 gene encoding uncharacterized protein LOC108606716, coding for MCMPYFGKLFGGGQRRRNSTSGTVTPRPSLAPTPQQSNVTIQTTNTVAAKVPVESSVNAMGMGMAMGMGVAANNPEEGNALAATAATTESQVSSNPSSTAAATSAARPRTTSWWDYFGMNKNKKASIESL